From Orcinus orca chromosome 3, mOrcOrc1.1, whole genome shotgun sequence, a single genomic window includes:
- the GOLPH3 gene encoding Golgi phosphoprotein 3 isoform X3: MTTHPLTNNNIKQRLIKKVQEAVLDKWVNDPHRMDKRLLALIYLAHASDVLENAFAPLVDEQYDLATKRVRQLLDLDPEVECLKASTNEVLWAVVAAFTK, translated from the coding sequence ATGACGACACATCCCCTCACCAACAACAACATTAAGCAGCGCCTCATCAAGAAGGTGCAGGAAGCCGTTCTCGACAAATGGGTGAACGACCCTCACCGCATGGACAAGCGCCTGCTGGCCCTCATCTACCTGGCCCACGCCTCGGATGTCCTGGAGAACGCGTTCGCGCCCCTCGTGGACGAGCAGTACGATTTAGCCACCAAGCGGGTGCGGCAGCTCCTGGACTTAGACCCTGAGGTGGAGTGTCTGAAGGCCAGCACCAACGAGGTGCTGTGGGCAGTGGTGGCCGCCTTCACCAAGTGA